Proteins from a single region of Choloepus didactylus isolate mChoDid1 chromosome 10, mChoDid1.pri, whole genome shotgun sequence:
- the LOC119545513 gene encoding protein lin-7 homolog C, protein MAALGEPVRLERDICRAIELLEKLQRSGEVPPQKLQALQRVLQSEFCNAVREVYEHVYETVDISSSPEVRANATAKATVAAFAASEGHSHPRVVELPKTEEGLGFNIMGGKEQNSPIYISRIIPGGIADRHGGLKRGDQLLSVNGVSVEGEHHEKAVELLKAAQGKVKLVVRYTPKVLEEMESRFEKMRSAKRRQQT, encoded by the coding sequence ATGGCGGCTTTGGGGGAACCTGTGCGGCTGGAGAGAGATATTTGTAGAGCAATTGAACTGTTGGAAAAACTGCAAAGGAGTGGAGAGGTACCACCACAAAAACTTCAGGCTTTACAAAGAGTCCTTCAAAGTGAGTTCTGCAATGCTGTAAGAGAGGTATATGAACACGTCTATGAAACTGTGGACATCAGTAGCAGTCCTGAAGTGAGAGCTAATGCAACTGCAAAGGCTACAGTCGCTGCGTTTGCTGCCAGTGAAGGACATTCTCATCCTCGAGTGGTTGAGCTACCAAAAACAGAAGAGGGCCTTGGATTCAATATTATGGGAGGGAAAGAACAAAACTCTCCAATCTATATATCTCGAATAATTCCAGGTGGTATTGCTGATAGGCATGGGGGCCTCAAACGAGGAGACCAACTCCTTTCTGTTAATGGAGTGAGCGTTGAAGGAGAACATCACGAAAAAGCTGTAGAGCTGCTGAAAGCAGCTCAAGGAAAGGTTAAATTAGTAGTACGATATACACCCAAAGTCTTGGAAGAAATGGAGTCACGATTTGAAAAAATGAGATCAGCAAAACGCAGGCAACAGACCTAA